A genomic window from Pseudophryne corroboree isolate aPseCor3 chromosome 3 unlocalized genomic scaffold, aPseCor3.hap2 SUPER_3_unloc_6, whole genome shotgun sequence includes:
- the LOC134984489 gene encoding zinc finger protein 260-like has product MLSLDCEITDNDSRQDSPGDNLIIPIIHPALSTDPPDPGKSSPDHSDIGASITALRLDTEFPCSTDAKCFTQNTNRITHQPAKAGERLFPCSECGKCFTYKSDLVTHQRRHTGEKPFPCSECGKFFTSKSNLVAHQRRHTGEKPYSCSECGKCFAQKSDLFKHQRSHTGEKPYSCSECGKCFASKSYLVTHQRSHTGEKPYSCSECMKCFPQKSDLITHQRSHTGEKPFPCSECGKFFASKSNLVTHQRSHTGEKPYSCSECGKCFTSKSDLFKHQRRHTGEKPYSCSECMKCFTQKSGLVTHQRRHTGEKPYSCSECMKCFPQKSGLVTHQRSHTGEEPFPYSECGKFFTNKSNLVAHQRRHTGEKPYSCSECGKCFAQKSDLFKHQRSHTGEKPYSCSECGKCFASKSNLVTHQRSHTGEKPYSCSDCGKCFASKSNLAAHQKSHTDEKPYSCSECGKCFVSKPNLVTHQRSHTGEQPYSCSECGKCFAHKSSFVSHQRSHTGEKPYSCSVCGKCFPQKSALVTHQRSHTGEKPYSCSECGKFFATKSNLVTHQRSHTGEKPYSCSKCGKCFRQKSHLVTHQRSHTGEKPFSCCERNIYVEHIRHYPSMEPFKSSGV; this is encoded by the coding sequence atgttatccctggattgtgaaataacagataacgacagtagacaggattctccaggagataacctcattatcccaattatacatccagctctatcaactgatccccctgatcctgggaaatcttctcctgatcactctgatattggtgcatctattacagctctgagattagatacagagtttccctgttctacagatgccaaatgttttacacagaacacaaaccgtattactcatcagccagctaaggcaggtgagaggctatttccatgttctgagtgtgggaaatgttttacatataaatcagatcttgttacacatcagagacgtcacactggtgagaagccatttccatgttctgagtgtgggaaattttttacaagtaaatcaaatcttgttgcacatcagagacgtcacacaggtgagaagccgtattcctgttctgagtgtgggaaatgttttgcacagaaatctgatctttttaaacatcagagaagtcacacaggtgagaagccgtattcctgttctgagtgtgggaaatgttttgcatcgaaatcatatcttgttacacatcagagaagtcacacaggtgagaagccgtattcctgttctgagtgtatgaaatgttttccacagaaatcagatcttattacacatcagagaagtcacactggtgagaagccatttccatgttctgagtgtgggaaattttttgcatcgaaatcaaatcttgttacacatcagagaagtcacacaggtgagaagccgtattcctgttctgagtgcgggaaatgttttacatcgaAATCGGATctttttaaacatcagagaaggcacacaggtgagaagccgtattcctgttctgagtgtatgaaatgttttacacagaaatcaggtcttgttacacatcagagaaggcacacaggtgagaagccgtattcctgttctgagtgtatgaaatgttttccacagaaatcaggtcttgttacacatcagagaagtcacactggtgaggagccatttccatattctgagtgtgggaaattttttacaaataaatcaaatcttgttgcacatcagagacgtcacacaggtgagaagccgtattcctgttctgagtgtgggaaatgttttgcacagaaatctgatctttttaaacatcagagaagtcacacaggtgagaagccgtattcctgttctgagtgtgggaaatgttttgcatcgaaatcaaatcttgttacacatcagagaagtcacacaggtgagaagccgtattcctgttctgactgtgggaaatgttttgcatcaaaATCAAATCTTGctgcacatcagaaaagtcacacagatgagaagccgtattcctgttctgagtgtgggaaatgttttgtatcgaaaccaaatcttgttacacatcagagaagtcacacaggtgagcagccatattcctgttctgagtgtgggaaatgttttgcacacaaatcatcttttgttagtcatcagagaagtcacacaggtgagaagccgtattcctgttctgtgtgtgggaaatgttttccacagaaatcggctcttgttacacatcagagaagtcacacaggtgagaagccgtattcctgttctgagtgtgggaaattttttgcaacaaaatcaaatcttgttacacatcagagaagtcacacaggtgagaagccgtattcctgttctaagtgtgggaaatgttttagacagaaatcacatcttgttacacatcagagaagtcacacaggtgagaagccattttcatgctgtgagagaaatatatatgttgaacatattagacattacccaagcatggaaccatttaaatcttctggagtataa